A window from Polyangiaceae bacterium encodes these proteins:
- a CDS encoding helix-turn-helix domain-containing protein, with translation MPRRSIPDPIAAKLGARIRELRLERGMSIATLAASAGLSKGHMSSVERGLVLINVGTVVATARALGVPPFVLAVFPNEDPLSAVIEQVRSIEGGDAHKAAGKLRRLVFGQLAKKTSRTLTCRHGQDPDLHRVRRVCRMQRTPGRRADTRHRTKSAGGGRAAAKRRKAT, from the coding sequence ATGCCTCGTCGTTCGATTCCCGACCCCATTGCCGCAAAACTGGGGGCCAGAATTCGTGAATTGCGCCTCGAACGCGGCATGTCCATCGCAACGCTCGCAGCTTCTGCCGGTTTGTCCAAAGGACACATGTCCAGCGTCGAACGGGGCCTCGTCTTGATCAACGTTGGCACCGTCGTGGCCACGGCGCGCGCTCTTGGCGTCCCTCCGTTCGTTTTGGCCGTGTTCCCCAACGAAGACCCCCTCTCCGCAGTCATCGAGCAGGTGCGCTCCATCGAGGGCGGCGATGCCCACAAAGCTGCCGGCAAATTGCGACGACTGGTCTTCGGCCAGTTGGCCAAGAAAACGTCAAGAACGCTAACTTGCCGCCATGGACAAGACCCTGATTTGCATCGTGTTCGTCGTGTTTGCCGGATGCAGCGCACCCCAGGAAGGCGCGCAGACACCCGTCACAGAACCAAATCTGCGGGAGGAGGAAGAGCCGCCGCCAAACGCCGAAAAGCCACCTGA
- a CDS encoding helix-turn-helix transcriptional regulator, which translates to MRIRRLRMEQKLSLRDFGKQAGVHPFHVMAIELGQLAANTKTLRAIAKALGVAPLDLLNHDTENDDMGHIIEMMRKDPDCIAQIRNKVRPLVEN; encoded by the coding sequence ATGAGAATCCGTAGATTGCGCATGGAGCAAAAACTATCGCTCCGCGACTTCGGAAAGCAGGCTGGGGTGCACCCATTCCACGTCATGGCCATCGAGCTGGGGCAGTTGGCAGCAAATACGAAAACGCTTCGGGCCATCGCCAAGGCACTTGGAGTCGCCCCGCTCGACTTATTGAATCACGACACCGAAAACGACGATATGGGGCACATCATCGAAATGATGCGCAAGGACCCTGATTGTATCGCCCAAATAAGGAATAAAGTGCGCCCGCTCGTCGAGAATTGA